The following coding sequences are from one Eucalyptus grandis isolate ANBG69807.140 chromosome 11, ASM1654582v1, whole genome shotgun sequence window:
- the LOC104427981 gene encoding probable glycerol-3-phosphate acyltransferase 3, whose translation MFPEVFFFKSLAFFLYQLILGKLTTTRILNRSGGNVGAHANFIKYQRLHSLAHRQDLHDQTIVFDVEGALLRSCSLFPYFMLVAFEAGGLMRALLLLMTYPFLGFCDAELGLEIMVMVCFFGLKKESFRVGSAVLPKFLLEDVGLEGFEMVRKRGGKRVGVSGLPQVMVESFLRDYLEVDMVVGRELKVVCGYYVGLMERRRRSVVDELEEMFGKETSSLCGLIGINSYKKSLQHDPLFSRCKELYLVSKSDDRTWHHLPRENDPKPLIFHDGRLALKPTPITALAIFIWLPFGICLALLRAIIGIFLPFNLSTALLAFSGLHFTVSLPTTLNKTNTNIDNNHTKPKRTKGLLYVCNHRTLLDPLYLSFSLKRNFTAVTYSLSWVSEILSPIKTVRLTRNRDKDAATMEKLLQQGDLVICPEGTTCREPFLLRFSPLFSEMSNEVIPVALEAHVGMFYGTTAGGLKCFDPLFFFMNPNPRYRLKLLEKMVLSSGVCNNYANSECHESEKTIRFDRANYVQKEIGKALGFECTRLTRKDKYLILAGNEGIASNRN comes from the exons ATGTTCCCTgaagtcttcttcttcaagtctcTCGCATTCTTCCTCTATCAACTAATCCTGGGGAAGCTCACGACAACTAGAATCCTCAACCGCAGTGGAGGTAACGTCGGCGCGCATGCGAATTTTATTAAGTACCAGAGATTACATTCTCTTGCTCACAGACAAGACCTACACGACCAAACCATCGTGTTTGACGTCGAAGGAGCTTTGCTAAGGTCCTGCTCTTTGTTCCCTTACTTCATGCTCGTGGCCTTCGAAGCAGGGGGCCTCATGAGGGCGCTATTGCTTCTCATGACATACccatttttagggttttgtgaTGCTGAGCTAGGGTTGGAGATAATGGTCATGGTTTGCTTCTTtgggttaaaaaaagaaagtttcaggGTGGGGAGTGCTGTTTTGCCGAAGTTCTTGCTTGAGGATGTGGGTTTGGAAGGGTTTGAGATGGtgaggaagagaggaggaaagagagtGGGAGTGAGTGGGCTTCCCCAAGTGATGGTTGAGAGCTTCTTGAGGGATTATTTGGAGGTTGACATGGTGGTCGGGAGGGAGCTTAAGGTGGTGTGTGGGTATTATGTGGGGCTTATggagaggaggaggcggagtGTGGTTGATGAGTTGGAGGAGATGTTTGGGAAGGAAACTTCTTCACTATGTGGTCTCATCGGCATTAACAGCTACAAGAAGTCCCTCCAACATGATCCTTTGTTCTCAAGATGCAAG GAACTATACCTAGTGAGCAAATCAGACGATAGAACCTGGCATCACCTCCCAAGAGAAAACGACCCAAAGCCACTCATCTTCCATGATGGAAGATTAGCCCTAAAACCCACCCCAATCACAGCCTTAGCCATCTTCATATGGCTCCCATTTGGCATCTGTCTTGCCCTCTTGAGAGCCATCATTGGCATATTCCTACCCTTTAATCTCTCCACCGCACTCCTAGCCTTCTCTGGTCTCCACTTCACAGTATCACTCCCCACAACCCTAAACAAGACCAACACCAACATTGACAACAATCATACTAAACCTAAAAGGACCAAAGGCCTTCTCTATGTTTGCAACCACAGGACACTCCTAGACCCTCTCTACCTCTCATTCAGCCTCAAGAGGAACTTCACTGCCGTCACCTACAGCCTCAGCTGGGTGTCAGAGATCTTGTCCCCGATCAAGACGGTGCGTTTGACACGCAACCGGGACAAAGATGCGGCAACGATGGAGAAGCTTCTTCAACAAGGTGACCTGGTCATTTGCCCAGAGGGGACCACGTGCCGAGAGCCCTTTCTGCTCCGGTTCAGCCCATTGTTCTCGGAGATGAGCAACGAGGTAATCCCCGTGGCACTCGAAGCGCATGTCGGCATGTTCTATGGCACGACCGCGGGCGGGCTCAAGTGCTTTGACCCACTCTTCTTTTTCATGAACCCAAACCCAAGGTACCGCCTAAAGTTGCTTGAGAAAATGGTGCTTTCTTCTGGGGTTTGCAATAATTATGCTAATAGTGAATGTCATGAGAGTGAGAAGACGATAAGGTTTGACAGGGCAAATTATGTGCAAAAGGAGATTGGCAAGGCTTTGGGGTTTGAGTGCACAAGGCTCACAAGGAAGGATAAGTACTTGATCTTGGCCGGTAATGAAGGGATTGCTAGCAATAGAAATTGA
- the LOC104426835 gene encoding uncharacterized protein LOC104426835: MQSLIAVGPACCPLSHSLSYAPRTQLQNVRYFVPRTRCTLNEDRQSAATGSKLSIARPLSLSLFGSGFFLGTLIDGLHSRVNLVVYENGSIDLGPLHTNIWVPPLLGLFYCTVGLLQLYLDERTSSKGSSQGSLEKTVASLIALVGFIELSAELYKAGVAANIEAYILFAMAELMWLLLDRSWFGFALACVVGLACPLAEIPLMKFFNLWYYPQANVEILGQGLVTWTITCYFVYTPFLVNLSRWLRSVISSCYSEDKSS; the protein is encoded by the exons ATGCAATCTCTCATCGCTGTTGGTCCCGCCTGCTGCCCTctgtctcactctctctcttacGCTCCTCGTACTCAGCTGCAGAATGTCAGATATTTTGTCCCCAGAACTCGCTGCACCTTGAACGAAGACCGACAAAGCGCCGCGACCGGAAGCAAACTCAGCATCGCTAGGCCGCTCTCGCTCTCCCTCTTCGGGTCAGGCTTCTTTCTGGGTACTCTCATCGATGGACTCCACTCGCGGGTCAATCTCGTCGTCTACGAAAATGGGTCAATCGATCTCGGCCCTCTCCACACAAACATCTGG GTCCCTCCATTGCTGGGGTTGTTCTATTGCACTGTTGGGTTGCTTCAACTGTACTTGGATGAGAGAACTTCTTCAAAGGGTTCTTCACAAGGGAGTTTGGAGAAAACAGTTGCTTCACTGAT AGCACTGGTGGGTTTCATTGAATTGAGCGCCGAACTGTACAAAGCTGGAGTGGCAGCCAACATTGAGGCCTACATTCTGTTTGCAATGGCTGAGTTAATGTGGTTATTACTGGACAGAAGTTGGTTTGGTTTTGCCTTGGCTTGCGTTGTTGGTCTTGCCTGCCCATTGGCTGAGATTCCTCTCATGAA GTTCTTTAACCTCTGGTATTACCCACAAGCAAATGTTGAAATCCTTGGTCAG GGGTTAGTGACTTGGACAATCACTTGCTACTTCGTTTACACACCATTTCTGGTGAATCTGTCCCGTTGGTTGAGGTCTGTGATTTCTTCTTGTTATTCGGAGGACAAGTCTTCCTAG
- the LOC104426834 gene encoding SWR1-complex protein 4 isoform X2 codes for MDAKDILGLPKNQLPIPQEKKSRPPKEPQRKPDGISREVYALTGGLAPLMPSVDVSQLKRRPPSDEKVTWQWLPFTNSARKDDLQLFHWVRVVNGVPPTGDYAFAKYNKAWTKEETDQLFDLCERFDLRFIVIADRFPSSRTVEELKDRYYSVSRALLSARAPPADITGHPLVKEPYNISQEVERKRALSMVLSQTKQQERKDTEVLAEAKRITESRMAAKGPEESELPAVANIGPDNSQRAITGDAVTPSTAMPSSAIAASSTLMADNASTLASLRMLRVYLRTYALDQMVQAASASAGLRTIKRVEQTLQELGVNLKPKVPTKAVCAEHLELRKEILTLLNLQKQLQYKEAEGTSFQDSPYSETPGTPKRAPRGDQDRPFMPDPLGFGGDRFGKRDQKRKAPGRTSEAAQSPSQSKRPRKMKASDI; via the exons ATGGACGCCAAGGACATCCTGGGACTGCCCAAGAATCAGCTCCCGATCCCCCAAGAGAAGAAGTCCCGGCCTCCCAAGGAGCCTCAGAGAAAGCCCGATGGCATTTCGCGGGAG GTGTATGCGCTTACCGGCGGCTTGGCGCCTCTCATGCCGTCAGTCGATGTTTCGCAATTGAAACGGCGGCCTCCTTCGGATGAGAAG GTTACTTGGCAGTGGCTACCTTTCACAAATTCTGCTAGAAAGGATGACTTGCAGCTCTTCCATTGG GTCAGAGTCGTGAATGGTGTTCCGCCAACTGGTGATTATGCTTTTGCCAAATACAACAAG GCATGGACCAAAGAAGAGACAGATCAATTGTTTGACTTGTGTGAAAGGTTTGATCTCCGCTTTATCGTGATAGCTGACAGGTTTCCCTCATCTCGCACGGTGGAGGAACTGAAGGATCGCTATTATAGTG TATCTCGTGCTCTTCTGAGTGCTAGAGCTCCTCCTGCAGATATCACCGGTCACCCTCTTGTAAAG GAGCCTTACAATATATCACAGGAAGTAGAGCGCAAACGTGCCTTGTCAATGGTCCTCTCTCAAACAAAACAGCAAGAGAGAAAAGACACTGAG GTGTTGGCTGAAGCGAAAAGGATAACAGAGTCACGGATGGCTGCTAAG GGCCCTGAAGAATCTGAGTTGCCTGCAGTGGCAAATATTGGTCCAGACAATAGTCAGAGGGCTATCACTGGTGACGCTGTAACTCCTTCAACTGCCATGCCTTCCTCTGCTATCGCTGCATCATCAACATTAATGGCAGACAATGCGTCTACTCTTGCTTCTCTTCGCATG CTCCGTGTGTACCTGAGAACATATGCTCTTGATCAAATGGTGCAAGCTGCAAGTGCATCTGCTGGACTTCGGACAATTAAGCGGGTTGAGCAAACATTGCAAGAACTTGGG GTGAATTTGAAACCAAAAGTTCCAACCAAAGCTGTTTGTGCAGAGCATCTTGAATTAAGGAAAGAGATATTGACTCTTCTAAATCTTCAGAAGCAG CTTCAATATAAGGAAGCAGAAGGTACATCTTTTCAAGACAGTCCTTACTCAGAAACACCAGGCACCCCAAAG CGCGCGCCACGTGGGGACCAGGATCGACCATTTATGCCGGACCCTCTTGGTTTTGGAG GTGATAGATTTGGCAAAAGGGACCAGAAACGCAAG GCACCTGGAAGAACATCAGAAGCTGCACAATCCCCATCTCAATCTAAAAGGCCTCGCAAGATGAAGGCTTCTGACATATAG
- the LOC104426834 gene encoding SWR1-complex protein 4 isoform X1 translates to MDAKDILGLPKNQLPIPQEKKSRPPKEPQRKPDGISREVYALTGGLAPLMPSVDVSQLKRRPPSDEKVTWQWLPFTNSARKDDLQLFHWVRVVNGVPPTGDYAFAKYNKSANIIKYTDEEYEKYLTDPAWTKEETDQLFDLCERFDLRFIVIADRFPSSRTVEELKDRYYSVSRALLSARAPPADITGHPLVKEPYNISQEVERKRALSMVLSQTKQQERKDTEVLAEAKRITESRMAAKGPEESELPAVANIGPDNSQRAITGDAVTPSTAMPSSAIAASSTLMADNASTLASLRMLRVYLRTYALDQMVQAASASAGLRTIKRVEQTLQELGVNLKPKVPTKAVCAEHLELRKEILTLLNLQKQLQYKEAEGTSFQDSPYSETPGTPKRAPRGDQDRPFMPDPLGFGGDRFGKRDQKRKAPGRTSEAAQSPSQSKRPRKMKASDI, encoded by the exons ATGGACGCCAAGGACATCCTGGGACTGCCCAAGAATCAGCTCCCGATCCCCCAAGAGAAGAAGTCCCGGCCTCCCAAGGAGCCTCAGAGAAAGCCCGATGGCATTTCGCGGGAG GTGTATGCGCTTACCGGCGGCTTGGCGCCTCTCATGCCGTCAGTCGATGTTTCGCAATTGAAACGGCGGCCTCCTTCGGATGAGAAG GTTACTTGGCAGTGGCTACCTTTCACAAATTCTGCTAGAAAGGATGACTTGCAGCTCTTCCATTGG GTCAGAGTCGTGAATGGTGTTCCGCCAACTGGTGATTATGCTTTTGCCAAATACAACAAG TCTGCCAACATTATTAAGTACACCGATGAGGAGTATGAGAAGTACTTGACTGATCCT GCATGGACCAAAGAAGAGACAGATCAATTGTTTGACTTGTGTGAAAGGTTTGATCTCCGCTTTATCGTGATAGCTGACAGGTTTCCCTCATCTCGCACGGTGGAGGAACTGAAGGATCGCTATTATAGTG TATCTCGTGCTCTTCTGAGTGCTAGAGCTCCTCCTGCAGATATCACCGGTCACCCTCTTGTAAAG GAGCCTTACAATATATCACAGGAAGTAGAGCGCAAACGTGCCTTGTCAATGGTCCTCTCTCAAACAAAACAGCAAGAGAGAAAAGACACTGAG GTGTTGGCTGAAGCGAAAAGGATAACAGAGTCACGGATGGCTGCTAAG GGCCCTGAAGAATCTGAGTTGCCTGCAGTGGCAAATATTGGTCCAGACAATAGTCAGAGGGCTATCACTGGTGACGCTGTAACTCCTTCAACTGCCATGCCTTCCTCTGCTATCGCTGCATCATCAACATTAATGGCAGACAATGCGTCTACTCTTGCTTCTCTTCGCATG CTCCGTGTGTACCTGAGAACATATGCTCTTGATCAAATGGTGCAAGCTGCAAGTGCATCTGCTGGACTTCGGACAATTAAGCGGGTTGAGCAAACATTGCAAGAACTTGGG GTGAATTTGAAACCAAAAGTTCCAACCAAAGCTGTTTGTGCAGAGCATCTTGAATTAAGGAAAGAGATATTGACTCTTCTAAATCTTCAGAAGCAG CTTCAATATAAGGAAGCAGAAGGTACATCTTTTCAAGACAGTCCTTACTCAGAAACACCAGGCACCCCAAAG CGCGCGCCACGTGGGGACCAGGATCGACCATTTATGCCGGACCCTCTTGGTTTTGGAG GTGATAGATTTGGCAAAAGGGACCAGAAACGCAAG GCACCTGGAAGAACATCAGAAGCTGCACAATCCCCATCTCAATCTAAAAGGCCTCGCAAGATGAAGGCTTCTGACATATAG